CGGGCGATTCTCTCCTGCGTTTCTTGGCGCCTTTGCACCTTGGCGCCTTTGCGTTCAAAAATGCCCTTTTGCAGGGGAGTCAGCGGTAGCAGGGGAGTCAGCGGTATCAATCCGGGACTGAGGCGGCATTGGCATCGAGCTGGGGCTGGATGGCCACGGGCGCGGCGGCCGGCTCCTCTGTGTCCCGGCCCGGCGCGCGATGGCGGAGCAGGGGGTGGGGCGCGGTGTCCAGGGTGAGCTGGAAGACGTCGGGCCGGGCGTAGTGGCCGGCCACGTCCAGATGCCAGCGGGCCCGCTGGACTCGCTCGGGCTGGATTTCGCCGTACAGGATGCCCTGCTCGTTGTGGAGGGGGCCGGCGATGACCCGGCCGAAGGGATCGACGATGGCGCTGTCCCCGCCGTTGATCCATTCGGGCATCTCCTCCCCATAGTGGCGCTTGAAGGCGAGGTCGTCCGGGATGTCCTCCCGGCGCAGGGCGATGGAACAGCCCGCCACGTAGACGCCTCCCTCCCGGGCAATGTGACGCAGGCTGGAAAGCCAGGGCTCCCCCCGGTCCCAGGTAGGGGCCAGGTAGAGCTGGACGCCCCAGGCGTAGAGGCAGTAGCGGGCCAGGGGCATGTAGTTCTCCCAGCAGATAAGGCCGCTGACCCGGGCGAAGGGCGTGTCGTAGGCCGCCAGGGTGCTGCCGTCCCCGGGCGTCCAGACCATGCGCTCCGGGCCGGTGGGGACCAGCTTGCGGTGTCGGCCCAGGATCTCCCCCTGGGCGTCGATGTAGAGCAGGGTGTTGTAGAGGCTGCTGTTGCTGGCGTCCTGGTTGCGTTCGTTGACCCCGATGGCCACGTAGACGCCGGCGTGGCGGGCTGCCTGGCAGATCTGCCCCACCGCCGGCCCGGGGATGGTGACCGATTGGGCCAGGAGGTGGGCGTAGAGCTCGCCCAACAGCCCCCCTTCGCCCGGCGGTACGGCCCAGACCCAGTCGGGGTAGGCGGGGATGAAAGCCTCTGGGAAAAGGACCATCCGGGCGCCCTGGCGGGCCGCTTCCGCGATCAGGTCGCAGGCTCTGGCCACCGTGGCGCTGCGATCCAGGAACACCGGGGCCGCCTGCACGACGGCCAGGGTAAAGGTGGACATGAGGGCTCTCCTTTCCGGTCAAGGTGCAATATTCTGGTTCAGACGGAACAGATTCTGGGGATCGTAGCGCCGTTTGACCTGGACCAGCCGCTCCCACACCGGGGGCGTGTAGGCATCCCGCACCCGGTTGGCCCCTTCGTCGCTCAGGAAATTGACGTAGACGCCCCGGGCAAAGGGGCGGGTGGCCTGGTGGAAGGCCTGCACCCAGGCCAGACAGCGTTCGTCCTCTTCCGGCCGCTGCCAGCGGGTGTGGATGTTCAGGACAAAGGGCGTGCGGCGATGGGCATAGGCCGTGGCCTCCTCCGGCACCCGGGCCGGTGCACCTTCCATGTGGGGAATGAAGATTTCGCATTCGTCGCTGGGCAACTGGGCCCCATAGCGCAGGATTTCCTGAATGCAAGGGTCGGAGAGCTCGGCCAGATGGTGGGACTTCCAATAGTTGCGGGCGCCGTGGCCGACCAGGCCATCGAAGCCGGACTGCCACTCCACCCAGCGGTTCATGCCCACGGCTTCGCCCAGGGAGGGGGTGGCCTGGCGCATGGGCTCGATCAGCCGGGCGCCTTCGGCCTCGGCTCCCAGCCAGACGAAGGGCACCACCAGCACCCGCTGGCCGTGGACCTCGGGCGGCAGGAAGGGCAGGGGCGGCGCATGGCGGATCACCATCCAGGCGGTCATCTCGTCCGGCAGGGTGCGCACATAGTCCCGGTGGAAGCGCATGTAGTTGCCGGCGTCCTCGAAGCGCTTCACCATCAGGCCCGAGTAGACCTCCGGCCCCAGGGGGACACAGCGGAAGGTGAAGCGGGTGACCACGCCGAAGTTGCCGCCGCCGCCCCGCAGGGCCCAGAAGAGATCCGGGTGTCCGTCCGGGCTGGCGTGGCGGACCTGCCCGTCGGCCGTCACCACCTGGGCGGCCAGCAGATTGTCCACGGCCAGCCCGTGCTTCCGGCTGATCCAGCCGAAGCCGCCGCCCAGGGCCAGGCCACCCACCCCCGTGTGGGAGATGATGCCGCCCCCGGAGACGGCCAGCCCGTGGCGTTGGGTTTCCTGGTCCATGTGGGCCAGCAGCGCGCCGCCCTCCACCTGGGCCGTCCGGGCCTGGGGATCCACCTGAACCCGGTTCATGGGCGAGAGGTCGATCATGAGGCCGCCGTCGCAGGAGCCGTTGCCGGCGGAATTGTGGCCGCCGCCCTTGACGGCCAGCAGCACGCCATGTTCCCGGGCAAAGTTCACCCCGTGGACCACATCCTCGGTGGTGGTGCAGCGGGCGATCAGGCCGGGGTGCCGGTCGAAGATGCCGTTCCAGATCTGCCGGGCCTCCTCGTATCCGTCCATGTCCGGCCGCAAGAGTGGGCCGGACAGGTTGGCCGCCAGGGCATCCACCGCGGCGGCAGGTACCAGGCGGCTTTCGCCCGAGAGGCCAGTCAACGTCAGGGTACGCATGCCAATTCTCCTTTCCTTTGCATGGGCCGAACCAGAGGCTGATCCGGTGACAGCGTGGGGTAGACCTGGCCGGCTTCACCCGCCTGCCATCGACCGGGTGTCACCAGTATGGCCCATGGGGCCGCCGCTGTCGTCTAGCAAAGGTTTATGGGGAGGGTTTATGGTTCAAATGAGATGGCGATTGCGGGCCTGCATCACCGCCTCGGTGCGGCTGCGGACGTCCAGCTTGCCGTAGATGTGGTGGGTGTGGGCCTTGACGGTGCCCAGCGAGATGCCCAGGCGGGCGGCAATTTCAGCGTTGGTACAGCCGCCGGCCATCAGCCGCAGGACTTCCAGCTCCCGGGGGGTGAGGGCTTCCAGGGGGGCGGTCGGTGTTGGCGCCGGGGGGTGGGTCGCCGCGGCCAGATCGGCCAGCGCCGTGTGGACCAGCGAGGTCGGCGGCTTCCCCGCCACCGCTTCGGCCGGAGGCGGGTCCTTGCCCACCAGCGCCGCCGCGGCTGCCCGGGTGGAGAGGGGGCTTTGGGGGTGGTGGGCTGCCCAGGCTATCAGGTGCCTGCCCTGGCGGGGCTGGCCGGTCTGGAGCTGGAACTGGCCCACCACCAGCAGAACGGCCAGCATCAGGGGCGTAGATGCCAGGGCTGTGGCTTCCTGGAGGGCCTGGTGAAGCAGCCGGGCGGCATCCGGATGGTCGCCGGCCACCACGGACACCTGCCCCAGCCCGGCCAGCGCCGTGGCCAGCCCGCCCCGGTCGCCCAGGCCCTGGTACAGCTCCAGGCTTTGGTGATAGCAGCGCCGGGCTTCGGCCACGTCCCCGCTTTGCAGGGCCAGCTGGCCCAGGTGCGTGAGGGCCACGGCCATGCCTTGCGGGTCGTTGAACCGTTGGCGGAGGGCATAGCCGGCCTGGAAGTGCTGCCGGGCACCGGCCAGATCGCCTGTGGCCTGGGCGATCTGACCCAGGTCGTTGTGGCAGTAGGCCAGGAACCACTGGTTGCCCGTCTGGCTGGCGATGGCGAAGGCTTCCTGGGCACAGCGCCGGGCGGTGACCAGATCGCCCTGCCCCAGGGCGGCGTTGCATAACACATACCAGGCAAACATCAGGTTCCCCGTATCCTGGCGGGCTGCGCTATCGGCGCGGGCCTGGAGGCCCAGCAGGCGGGCCTCGCCGTACTTGCCCTGGACCAGGGCCAGGACACCCAGGGCCGGGAGGGGATCCGCCTGTCTGTTCCGGATGAGGTCTGCGTCCAGGTCCTCCAGCAGGGTCCGGCTGCGGGTGAGTGCGGCCTGGGCATCGGCCAGCCGGCCCAGGCGGATCAGGAGCCAGCCCTGGTGGGTCAGGAGCTCCGCCAGCAGGCGGGTCGCCTGGGAGGAAGGCGGCCCGTTGTCCAGGGCCTGGATCGCCTGGCCGAAGGCTTCAGCGCCTTCCTGGTAGCGGCCCTGGAACTGGCAGAACAGGGAGAGGGCCACCGCGGCCTGATCCAGGACGTCCACGTCGGCCTGGGCAGCGGCCCATCGCCAGGCGTGGCGCACGTTCTCCCGCTCAGCCGCGATGGCCCGGGTAGCGCCGGGCTGATCGCCACCCCGCATGGCCGCCGCGTGGTTGGCCAGGAGCTGGCAGTAGAAGCGGGCGTGGGCGGTCTGGGCTTCCCGCACCGCGTGGGGCTGGGCTGCCAGTTTTTCGGCTGCGTACTGTTGCACCAGCAGGTGGAGCTGGCACCGGCCCTGGCCATCGGCGGCCAGTAGGGACTTGTCCACCAGCGCGGCCAGGTGTTGGGGCGTGGCGTGGGCCACCTGTTGGGCTGCCTGGAAGTCGAAGGAGGCGGGAAAGACCGAGAGGCGGGCCAGGACGGCCTGGAGATGGGGGGAGAGGTGGCGCCAGCTCTGGTCGAAGAGGGCCTGCATGCTGCGGTGTCGGGGCGGCAGCTCCTGCCGGGTGGTGCTGAGGAAGTGGAGGCTGCGCTGGATTTCCGCCAGGATGGCGGCGCAGGGGAGCATGTGGGTCCAGCCGGCGGCCAGCTCCAGGGCCAGGGGGTTGCCCTCCAGCAGGCGACAGATGCGCACCACGTCGGCCCCTTCCCGCGCCAGGGAGAAGTCCCAGCGCATGCGCCGGGCCCGCTCTACAAAGAGCTGCACCGCGCTGAAGGTTTCTGGGCGGGGGGTGTGGTCGTGGGGTGGGTAGTCCAGCCCGTGGACCGGGAACCGCCATTCTGCCTGGCTGTGGAGCGGCTCCCGGGCCGTTACCAGGAGCTGGAGGCGAGGGGCATGGCGGAGGAGGTCCAGGAGCGCGGGGCCGCTCTCCGCCAGGTGTTCCATGTTGTCCAGCACCAGGAGCATCTGTCGGTGTTGCAGGTATTCCTGGAGTTGTTGCCAGGGGGTATCGTGGTGGCTGGTGGGCGGCAGGCCCAGGGCATCCACCAGGGCATGGCCCAGGGCCTGGGGCGTCTGGATGGACTGGGCTGCCACAAAGGCGAGCCCCTGGGCGAAGCGGGGCGCGACCCGCCGGGCGGCCTCCAGGGCCAGCCGGGTCTTGCCGATGCCGCCGGGCCCGACCAGGGTGAGGAGACGGCAGCCTGGCTCGGCCAGCCGGGCCTCCAGCTCATCCAGTTCCTGGTGGCGACCGACCAGGGGTGTGGGTTGCCGGGGGAAGGTGGGTGGTAGCCTGTCCACGGCAGAGGGATCCTGGTGAAACGGTGGGCCGATACCGGGGAGCTTTTCTGGGGATACTATACCCCATCGGCCCGTCTATGACAAGGGGGAAGATGGGTAAAACCCAAAAATTGGGCGTTGACAATCCATCATAAAGGCGCTATATTGGCAGAGTAATCCGTCAAATTTTCCTCGAAAACCTGCAAAATCCTGCAGAAAACGTTCGTTTTTCCTGTCTGATTCATCGATCTGGCCGAGAAAGGACCGGGATTTCGCCACCGCTTTGGACAGATCCGGCAACGGTCCTCATCCATTCCTCTGTAGCCCTGAAGGAGAAAGGCATATGCGACTTCGATTCTGGCTTTCCACCCTGGTGATCCTGAGCTGGCTGCTCGGCGCCTGTGCCGGCGGCGCCACGCCGGCAGCCCCGACCGGTGGCGGTGAAACGGCCGGGTCCGAGGCCCCGAGCAGCGGTACCGAGAAGATCACCCTGCGCTTCTGGTCCCACCAGAACCCGGCCTTCATTGCCGCCAACGAGACCCTGATCCAGCTCTTCGAGGAAGCCCACCCGGACGTGGACATCGTCTATGAACAGTTCCCCTACGATGTCTTCATCCAGACCCTGCAGACCTCCATGCCGGCCGGCACCGAGGCCGACGTCATCGAAATGTTCGGCACCTGGGTCTGTACCTACGCCAACGGAGGGCGCCTGGCCCAGCTCCCGGAGGACATCGTGGCGGCCGCGGAACTGCGCGACCTGATGTACGAAGCGCCCCTGGGCGGATATACCTGCAACGGCAATCTGTATGGCCTGCCCAACGAGTTCAATCTGGAAGTGGGCGGGGCCCTGGTCAACCCCAAGTTGTTCGAAGAAGCCGGGCTGCCCTATCCGCCCCAGTGGCAGACCATGGACGACCTGATCGCGGATGCCGTGGCGCTGACCAAGGTGGAGAACGGCCAGATGACCCAGGCCGGCTTCCACTTTGTCACAGGCGATGGCATCCCCTTCCTCCTCTTTGAGGGGATCCTGGAGCAGGGCGGGCAGTATATCAACGGGCCGGAAACGCCCGGCGACTACTTCAACCTGGACAGCCCGGAAGCGCTGGATACCGTCCGCTGGATGGTCAACGTGGTGCAGGACCGGGGGGTGATCGACCCGGTCCTCTTCAACGGGGAATCCAACTGGGTGGGGGACGCCTTCTTCAACGGCCAGGTGGCCATCGGCTTCGTGGGCTCTTGGGCCGCGGCGGAAGGGCTGATCAACTACCCGGACATGGAGTTCGACTATGTGCGGGTGCCACCCCTCTTCGGCGACACCTACCACTTTGCCGCCGACTCGGGCTGGGGCAAGGTGGTCTCGGTCAACACCCAACACCCGGATCTGGCCTGGGAATTCGCCCGCTTCATGACCCTGGAGCGGGACAACGCGGAGACCTGGAACAAGATGACCGGCACCATCCCTGCCCTGAAGGCGCCGGTGGAGGAGCGGACCATCCTGGACAAGGTGCCCTGGATCGAGGCGGTGCTGCCCATCCTGGGCGGCGGCGAATTCCTGGGGCCGGTGCTGGATCGGGATCAGCTCTTTGGCGACATCATCTATCCCCACGTGCTCTCCGCCCTCCAGGGCGTGGAGACGGCGGAGGAGGCCGTGCAGGCCATTGACGACGAAGCCGACGAGATGGCCGAGCAAATCCTGAGTACGCAGCAGTAACGGCTGCGCCCTGGGGAGACGCGGCCATGGCACGGCGTCTCCCCAGGGCGGGCACCGAAAGATAGGCCTGGCAGATCCAGAGGAGATGCGGCATGGGTACGTGGAATCTGGGGCGAAGGGGTGGAAGAGGGGCCGTGCGCCGCTACCAGAATCGGTTTGTGGCAGCCACCCTGACCCCCATCATGCTGTACATGATGGTGTTTACCCTCTTCCCCATGGCCTGGGGAATCATCCTGAGTTTCTTCAACTACAGCGCCACCCGACAGGGCAGTGGCTTCCTGGACCTGGGCGGCGCCAATCCCTTTGTGGGGCTGGCCAATTTTCAGGCCATGTTCGCCGAGACCAAACAGGCCACCCAATTCCGCACCAGCGTGATCAACACCCTGATCTTTGCCTTTGTGGTGCTGCCGGTGAACCTGTCCATCACCCTGCCCCTGGCCGCCCTGATTGAATCGGTCGCCCCACGCCTGAAGAGCGTCTTTCGCGGCATCTATTTCCTGCCCACGGTCACGGCCTCGGTGGCGGTGGCCCTCATGTGGGGCTTTCTCTACCATCCCACCCAGGGGCTCTTCAACACCATCCTGCGGGCCCTGGGGGGTACGCCCATCGCCTGGCTGACCGACCCGCGCCTGACGGTGGTGGGCATCCCCATCGCCATGTGGGCTGTCATTTTCGCCTATGTCTGGCAGGACATGGGCTACAACCTCATCATCTTCATCGCCGCCCTGCAGGGTATCCCGGCCTCGCTGAAGGAGGCAGCCCGGGTGGATGGTGCCAATGCCCTCCAGGTCTTCTGGCACATCGTCCTGCCCCTCCTGCGGCCGACCCTGCTCTTTGTCTGTGTCATGACCATGATCTCCTCTTTCCAGGTCTTCGAGATCTTCCAGATCATGACCGGTGGAGGCCCCCGGGATCAGACGTTGACCATGGTTTTGAACATCTACGAAAATGCCTTCCGCTTTCAGCGCATGGGCTGGGCCTCGGCCATGTCCCTGGTGCTCTTCTTTCTGATCATGGCCGTGACCCTGATCCAGCTGCGCCTCCTGCGCACCCAGTGGGAGTACTGAGATGGCCAGCATCACCGTTCCCAAGCCCCGGGCACAGGGCCGTGTGGCCTCCGTCCAATTTCGCTGGATCGGGAAGACCCTGGTCTATCTCTTCCTGATCCTGGGGTGCATGGCCACCCTGGTTCCCTTCCTGTGGATGGTGTTCAACTCCCTGAAGACCTCCTCGGAGATCATTCGGGTGCCGCCCACCTTTTTCCCTGAGCATCCGACCCTGGAGAGCTTTCGCACCATCTTCACCGACCCCAAGGTGCCGTTGGCCCGTTTCTATTTCAACAGCACCTTCGTGGCCGTGACCAATGTGGCCATCCAGTTGTTTACCAGCTCCCTGGCCGGCTACGTCTTCGCCAAATACCGTTTTCGGGGGAAGAACCTCCTCTTCGGCTTCATCCTGGCCAGCATGATGATCCCCTTCCAGGTCACCATCATCCCGGCCTATCTCCTCATCGTCAAGCTGGGGCTGGTGGACACCCTCTGGGGGCTCATCG
The DNA window shown above is from Litorilinea aerophila and carries:
- a CDS encoding carbon-nitrogen hydrolase family protein; this translates as MSTFTLAVVQAAPVFLDRSATVARACDLIAEAARQGARMVLFPEAFIPAYPDWVWAVPPGEGGLLGELYAHLLAQSVTIPGPAVGQICQAARHAGVYVAIGVNERNQDASNSSLYNTLLYIDAQGEILGRHRKLVPTGPERMVWTPGDGSTLAAYDTPFARVSGLICWENYMPLARYCLYAWGVQLYLAPTWDRGEPWLSSLRHIAREGGVYVAGCSIALRREDIPDDLAFKRHYGEEMPEWINGGDSAIVDPFGRVIAGPLHNEQGILYGEIQPERVQRARWHLDVAGHYARPDVFQLTLDTAPHPLLRHRAPGRDTEEPAAAPVAIQPQLDANAASVPD
- a CDS encoding FAD-binding oxidoreductase, whose product is MRTLTLTGLSGESRLVPAAAVDALAANLSGPLLRPDMDGYEEARQIWNGIFDRHPGLIARCTTTEDVVHGVNFAREHGVLLAVKGGGHNSAGNGSCDGGLMIDLSPMNRVQVDPQARTAQVEGGALLAHMDQETQRHGLAVSGGGIISHTGVGGLALGGGFGWISRKHGLAVDNLLAAQVVTADGQVRHASPDGHPDLFWALRGGGGNFGVVTRFTFRCVPLGPEVYSGLMVKRFEDAGNYMRFHRDYVRTLPDEMTAWMVIRHAPPLPFLPPEVHGQRVLVVPFVWLGAEAEGARLIEPMRQATPSLGEAVGMNRWVEWQSGFDGLVGHGARNYWKSHHLAELSDPCIQEILRYGAQLPSDECEIFIPHMEGAPARVPEEATAYAHRRTPFVLNIHTRWQRPEEDERCLAWVQAFHQATRPFARGVYVNFLSDEGANRVRDAYTPPVWERLVQVKRRYDPQNLFRLNQNIAP
- a CDS encoding tetratricopeptide repeat protein; translated protein: MDRLPPTFPRQPTPLVGRHQELDELEARLAEPGCRLLTLVGPGGIGKTRLALEAARRVAPRFAQGLAFVAAQSIQTPQALGHALVDALGLPPTSHHDTPWQQLQEYLQHRQMLLVLDNMEHLAESGPALLDLLRHAPRLQLLVTAREPLHSQAEWRFPVHGLDYPPHDHTPRPETFSAVQLFVERARRMRWDFSLAREGADVVRICRLLEGNPLALELAAGWTHMLPCAAILAEIQRSLHFLSTTRQELPPRHRSMQALFDQSWRHLSPHLQAVLARLSVFPASFDFQAAQQVAHATPQHLAALVDKSLLAADGQGRCQLHLLVQQYAAEKLAAQPHAVREAQTAHARFYCQLLANHAAAMRGGDQPGATRAIAAERENVRHAWRWAAAQADVDVLDQAAVALSLFCQFQGRYQEGAEAFGQAIQALDNGPPSSQATRLLAELLTHQGWLLIRLGRLADAQAALTRSRTLLEDLDADLIRNRQADPLPALGVLALVQGKYGEARLLGLQARADSAARQDTGNLMFAWYVLCNAALGQGDLVTARRCAQEAFAIASQTGNQWFLAYCHNDLGQIAQATGDLAGARQHFQAGYALRQRFNDPQGMAVALTHLGQLALQSGDVAEARRCYHQSLELYQGLGDRGGLATALAGLGQVSVVAGDHPDAARLLHQALQEATALASTPLMLAVLLVVGQFQLQTGQPRQGRHLIAWAAHHPQSPLSTRAAAAALVGKDPPPAEAVAGKPPTSLVHTALADLAAATHPPAPTPTAPLEALTPRELEVLRLMAGGCTNAEIAARLGISLGTVKAHTHHIYGKLDVRSRTEAVMQARNRHLI
- a CDS encoding extracellular solute-binding protein, producing MRLRFWLSTLVILSWLLGACAGGATPAAPTGGGETAGSEAPSSGTEKITLRFWSHQNPAFIAANETLIQLFEEAHPDVDIVYEQFPYDVFIQTLQTSMPAGTEADVIEMFGTWVCTYANGGRLAQLPEDIVAAAELRDLMYEAPLGGYTCNGNLYGLPNEFNLEVGGALVNPKLFEEAGLPYPPQWQTMDDLIADAVALTKVENGQMTQAGFHFVTGDGIPFLLFEGILEQGGQYINGPETPGDYFNLDSPEALDTVRWMVNVVQDRGVIDPVLFNGESNWVGDAFFNGQVAIGFVGSWAAAEGLINYPDMEFDYVRVPPLFGDTYHFAADSGWGKVVSVNTQHPDLAWEFARFMTLERDNAETWNKMTGTIPALKAPVEERTILDKVPWIEAVLPILGGGEFLGPVLDRDQLFGDIIYPHVLSALQGVETAEEAVQAIDDEADEMAEQILSTQQ
- a CDS encoding carbohydrate ABC transporter permease gives rise to the protein MGTWNLGRRGGRGAVRRYQNRFVAATLTPIMLYMMVFTLFPMAWGIILSFFNYSATRQGSGFLDLGGANPFVGLANFQAMFAETKQATQFRTSVINTLIFAFVVLPVNLSITLPLAALIESVAPRLKSVFRGIYFLPTVTASVAVALMWGFLYHPTQGLFNTILRALGGTPIAWLTDPRLTVVGIPIAMWAVIFAYVWQDMGYNLIIFIAALQGIPASLKEAARVDGANALQVFWHIVLPLLRPTLLFVCVMTMISSFQVFEIFQIMTGGGPRDQTLTMVLNIYENAFRFQRMGWASAMSLVLFFLIMAVTLIQLRLLRTQWEY
- a CDS encoding carbohydrate ABC transporter permease, giving the protein MASITVPKPRAQGRVASVQFRWIGKTLVYLFLILGCMATLVPFLWMVFNSLKTSSEIIRVPPTFFPEHPTLESFRTIFTDPKVPLARFYFNSTFVAVTNVAIQLFTSSLAGYVFAKYRFRGKNLLFGFILASMMIPFQVTIIPAYLLIVKLGLVDTLWGLIVPSAVNAFGIFLMKQFIEGLPGELLDAARIDGAGEFGIYWRIVLPQVGPALATLGVLNFMGVWNSYLWPLIVITTHERRTLPIMLTWYNSQHGTRYDLTMAASILVVLPIIVVYLLAQRWVVQGIALTGMK